Genomic DNA from Deinococcota bacterium:
CTCGAGAGCTACCAGCTCATCCCCCGGCTCCTTCACGGCGTCGAGCAGGCCGACACCGGCACCGAGATCCTGGGCATGCCTTGCGCCGCGCCCCTGTTGCCGCTCTTCGCGAGCTCCTTGGGCCGCGCGCCGCAGGCCTTGGAGGGCCTCAGCCTGGTGGCGGCCGAACTCGCCCCCGGCCTCGAGCCGGCGCAGGTCGTGCCGCTCGTGCGCTCCCAGAAGATGGGCGTACTCATGCCGCAGGTGCGCGAGCTGCGCAGCCTGGGCGTGCCCGCGGTGGCGCTCGACCTGACCGCCCTGGCCGAGACGCCGCCCTACGGCAGGGGCGAGTGGCGGCCGCGGACCAAGGAGGACCTGGCCGAGCTTCGCGCCGCCGCCGGGGTGCCCTTCTGGCTCTACGGGGTAGGGAGCCCGGCCGACGCCGAGATCGCCATGGAGGCGGGTTTGGAGGCCATCGTCGTCCACACCGGCGCGGGCCTCAAGCTGGGCAGCCCGGCCACCATCGAGATTTTCCCTGACATCTTCGACGCCGTCGCGGGCATGGTCGCGGTCTACGCGGGCGGCGCGGTGAGGGACGGCATCGACGTCTTCCGCTACCTGGCCGTCGGCGCCGAGGCGGTGGTCGTAGAGAACGACCGGCCGCTCGCGCAGCTGACCGCCGAGCTCGAGTACGCCATGCGCCTGACCGGCTGCCAGACGGTCGCCGACATCGGCTACGAGACCATCTTCGCGCCGCTGTTTGGGGAAATTTAAA
This window encodes:
- a CDS encoding alpha-hydroxy-acid oxidizing protein gives rise to the protein MSQRDFAALESYQLIPRLLHGVEQADTGTEILGMPCAAPLLPLFASSLGRAPQALEGLSLVAAELAPGLEPAQVVPLVRSQKMGVLMPQVRELRSLGVPAVALDLTALAETPPYGRGEWRPRTKEDLAELRAAAGVPFWLYGVGSPADAEIAMEAGLEAIVVHTGAGLKLGSPATIEIFPDIFDAVAGMVAVYAGGAVRDGIDVFRYLAVGAEAVVVENDRPLAQLTAELEYAMRLTGCQTVADIGYETIFAPLFGEI